AGCTGACTGAGTGTTGTCCCCGATACTCGACCCGGGGCGTGGGCCACCCGGCCACGCGCTGGCGCGACGAGCTGGCGGGCTTCACTGGAGCAGAGGAGTGCTGGACACGATGCACCGCCAACAAACTTACCTGGAAGAAAAtgggggaggcctttgcccagcattGGGATGAcctataaaatacttagatatTAGATATACATAGTTCAAGTGCATGcatacacataaatatattattatgatatacaaataaatactactgaataaaataaataaatgtaataattataatattgaattatataaaactaaacttaaacaattaccattaatattaataatgcatgAATTGTGTTACtttaaacatacttaaatactaattTGAATGTTACATTATAGGAGGCTTAtaataaactagctgttcccgcgcgcttcgcttcgccttaaaaagttttcccgtgggaattccgggataaaaagtagcctatgttctttcccagggtctaaaccgtatgtataccaaatttcattcaaatccgttcagtagttttggcgtgaaagagtaacagacagacagacagacagacagacagacacagttactttcgcatttataatattagttaggataataaataaataaggataTAAGATGTGCTTACAAGTGCTTATTTTGTCATTGATACAAGCAACCTTTCATTTCCACCTTCTAACCATTCCATAACACGGCTACCCTAATCAACCACCCCGTAATAAAGTgaatgaattttaaatatattcggcacgtacttacctatgtacatTCATTTTAAAACTGTCACCATTATACCTTCATGAAGCTTGCTCCATTCATGTTTTACACCCGTGCATTACTGGGGCGGGAAACCACAAACCACTGCAACCGCGACCCAAAAGATGTAACCTTGTTTGTTTTAACCACAAATAAGTACGGCCctgtttatttattgtcaACCGTACACAAATACCGACGGAATTTTTGTTGGACCTTAATGTGGTTGGTAGAAAGGTGAAGTTTGAATGGGATTTAACGCATGGATGTATGGCGATTGCTGTGGGTTTGAATAGAAGTGGCACTTCTTTCGCTAAACTAACTGTTTAATTCAAGCTACAATTCTGAGGACAATAGGTGGGCGGATCTACTCGAATCGAGTGCCATCTTGCTGTggtatttattagtaaaagTTTAGTGACTTTTAGTAGTAAAGGCATTTAAATGTacgataattttaattttaatagaaaacTATGGCAAAAATTTGGTGTGCCTAGCAAGCGTACGGGTACCTAAGTAGTAATGTTCAGATTGTTGAGGCGAAACTTATCCGTTTTATTATGATggtcaataattttaatatttttttgtaatttaatttattatgaacCTATGTATGATTAATTGCCATGTTGGCAGACAAAGAGTCAGTTAAATACAAAAGTTTATTTCttcaataaaaaacatttacaaacAATTAATACAAACTAatcaacaaaaatacaaaaaaaacaatatcacAATGTTGCTTTGGTACGAGATCAATGTTTGCCGTGGTGGAAGCCCCACTCCTTGTGGTCCTTATGGCCGCCCTTCTTGCCgtggtcgtgatgatgatgatgatgttcgTCATGACCGTGATGTCCCTTATGACCCTTATGGTCCTCATCATAATGGTGCttgtcgtgatgatgatgcttCTTGTGATGCTTCTCATGATGTCCAGAGTGGTGGTGACCGCCCTTCTTGTGTTCTCCTCCCTTCTTCTCGTGATGGCCGTGGTGGTCCCCGTGCTTGTGGTGCTTGCCTTCTTTGTGGTGGTCGTCGTAGAAGTGGTGGTCCTTGTGGTAATGGTCCTTGTGGTACTTCTTGTGGTAGCCTTCTGTCTCTTCTCCCTTCTTGTGGTGTTTCTTGTGTCCGTGTTTCTCTCCTTTATGATGGTGTCCATGCTCGTGGTGTTTCCCGTGGTGGTCGTGTTCGTCCCAGTGTTTCTTGTGCCCGCCGCCGTGCTCGGCGTGGTGCCCCTCGTGGTGATGCTTGCCGTGGTGTCCGTGCTCCCCTTTGTGGTGATGGTGGTGGCCTTTATGCCCCTTGTGGCCCTTCTCCCCGTGCTCGTGGTGGTGGTGGGCATGGTGCTCCTTCCCGCCGCCGTGCTCGTGGTGGTGATGCTTCCCACTCGCTGCTGGCTCTAAGTCACTGACCTCCTCCGCTTCTTTAGCGGAGGCGTATGCCACAAGGCACAGAAGCCCTACTGCTAGCACCAACTTCATGGTTGAGCTAGCTGTGCTGTTGTATACTCTGGTGCTGGCTGCCAAACTATTTATACTCCATTTAGTTGAGATGAGGAAAGTGCTTGCTTCATAAAGTTGGTTGCAACAATTCAGGGACAAGTTGGAGACAGCGGCCGGGCCCGCTCAAGCGTCACCGATGTGGATAGTTAGTTACTTTTGTAAGTGCATTGGCTGAAATGATCTTGACAAACTGTTTCGCTTATTTACAATCGATACAATACATCGATAAcagtttaagttttttttgttaaggtAGCTGCTGCCTATAAATTGACATGCGTACGTGACAATTACGTATGAAATCAATGAACTGGTATTTCAGAAATACAGTAATAACTATATAGCATACTTTATGATCCCGCCAAAACATTGTAAACCGTATATCAGACCTAGCTGGTCCGCGGGACAATTTTTTTGCCGCTACAAAAAGAGCAATCTACATGTCCCTGTTGAAATTTAATCAAAACAACAATTGGGTTTGTCCGGACCCGTCCCGGCATAAAGCCTTCGGCCAATGACCCCTCAGGGAACTCTGTGAGTTCAACGCAAATTTGAAGACGGCAAACATTTTTAAGAGAGGTAGAGTTAAACTGTTTACTCCGAGCATTTTCCTGTAGCATCCGGTGAAATGAAACGATCTTTTTGGTAAGACTTTCACGAGACAGTAGCGGTTTAACAAAACAGCGAAAgactaaaaaagtttttaggtAACCTACTCTTCATTTaccgataaaaatatatttcattacTGTATCAAATTTTTTGGaatgtgaaaaaatacttaattaatatacactcacgagcaatgaaaaagttccaggctcgaaattacttctaaacggaaatgGCAAGCTTTATGATGCCGCCTGCAaaattgaagtacatttatcagcgcatcagaatattgccAACCAAAAACCTAAAAATTGTGTTCAAAATTATTGAGACCATTTAGTGTCGGAATTtcgtaagtggaacttttttattgcttattAACCGTCCTTAACATGCTGATTGAACGATATTTCAAAATGTGATCCCTCCACACCGGGCATCGGACATGTCCCGAAGTAATCTAAGTTACCAAGCGTTACGACGCGAGACTCAAGCATGTGATAGGAAGGAAATTCAGGAAGCAATATGGAAGTTGGCTTaattgagaaagctaatctgGGACAGTCTCATCCTACctgttatgtacttacctattagtATGATTGGATTTGTACTTGCATTTACAGTTATAtttggttgtttttattatttttacattataaaGATCCTGTTAtgtgtgtaaaataaaaataatggtgtttttaattattaattaatttttaattaagtcaAAAGTATAACTGCATAATGTTAAATATAGTAGCGGTGCGTCTGTGGTTATTCTTAGGGCATGTTTCACAAAGTCTGGATAACGGCGACCTGTTAGAtgaaatacatgctgtcactctgtaattatgtttaagacagtggaacaggccctaagataggtaaatacctaaacactaagggccacttgcacaaacatattaataaataatctagatttagtgtcaaatcccgatttaagaaacgtcaatccatataaatttacctataataatttatgccttaaatcgagatttaacactaaatctagatttaataagTTTATGCAAGTCGCCCCAAAAGACGTATGCGAAATAAAAccaaatttaaaaactatgaCAAATGTTGATAACTCTCTCAGATGAACAAAACATCGTTGGCTATAATACAACCAAAAAGGTTCCAACTCAATTGGCGCGCGGTGAAAAAGAGTCCAACTTTCGGCACCAGGGGTCAAGGCCTCCTCGTTCCGTCGATCTCACTCACAATAGCGAATTGATTTTCACCGAGATGAGGGTGCCATAGAATCTATTAGGTGATCCCTATTGTACGTAATATGTGGGATGCGTCTATTATCTATAAAGATCCGATTGGCTAGCGAACCTCAGGCATGGCCATAGAAAGAATCGGAAAAGGAAGAAAGGAAATATTCGTTTTTTTATAGGTGTTGATGAATGCTATGGCTTACATACATTGTGATTTTATGTCCTTTACAAACTTTTATACTGACATAAATTATACAAGTAGGTAAaactatagagcttccactatgttattgtatttttgacgtttccttatgtctgaaTTGAACTgtctaaaaaccaataatataatggacagagtatagacAAATAAAAACGTAACGACTTTTTTTTAGACACATTTGTTTTCAAGCATTACATCTCAAGCTTCGGCCAATTCTTATTTATAACTGTTTTCCTGGAGACAGTATCGGGGGGAGGATTGAAGTTGTCGAACAAGAACAGTTTcgaaataaatttaaaccGAATACTAACTTTAAGCCGTGTCCGTTTGTCTTCGGTGGGATTTATACTAAAGTTGAAAGTATATGCCACGTGACTCCAATATCAACTTTTCATGAAGCCCTATCGCGAATTCAAACCAAAATATGTAAGATTTACGAAATAATTcgtgtaatt
This window of the Plutella xylostella chromosome 12, ilPluXylo3.1, whole genome shotgun sequence genome carries:
- the LOC105382200 gene encoding histidine-rich glycoprotein-like; amino-acid sequence: MKLVLAVGLLCLVAYASAKEAEEVSDLEPAASGKHHHHEHGGGKEHHAHHHHEHGEKGHKGHKGHHHHHKGEHGHHGKHHHEGHHAEHGGGHKKHWDEHDHHGKHHEHGHHHKGEKHGHKKHHKKGEETEGYHKKYHKDHYHKDHHFYDDHHKEGKHHKHGDHHGHHEKKGGEHKKGGHHHSGHHEKHHKKHHHHDKHHYDEDHKGHKGHHGHDEHHHHHHDHGKKGGHKDHKEWGFHHGKH